A genomic stretch from Mya arenaria isolate MELC-2E11 chromosome 10, ASM2691426v1 includes:
- the LOC128204683 gene encoding neo-calmodulin-like, which produces MLQKLFINGFKRSAFVASSKKAKQGHGETTMQKEIRELFRLFDTNNDRSISVQELEKAMRFLGMSPTQQQITDAMRALDSNGNGRIEFQEFYTFMQAEMTKLNEADFINNQEIVRSAFRTFDKDGNGYIDETALRIAMKKLGEALTDKEMDDMMKQADVDGDGKINYEEFVKIWCEAT; this is translated from the exons ATGCTAcagaaattatttataaacggTTTCAAGCGATCAGCCTTTGTG GCGAGCAGCAAGAAAGCAAAACAGGGACATGGAGAAACAACAATGCAAAAAG AAATACGTGAGTTGTTCCGATTGTTTGACACGAACAACGACCGGTCCATATCAGTGCAGGAGTTGGAAAAAGCGATGAGGTTTTTGGGAATGTCACCCACGCAACAACAGATAACTGACGCTATGAGGGCATTAGACTCAAACG gaAATGGCAGAATCGAGTTTCAAGAGTTTTACACATTTATGCAAGCAGAGATGACTAAACTGA ATGAAGCAGATTTCATAAACAACCAGGAAATTGTACGCTCAGCATTCCGGACGTTTGATAAGGATGGGAATGGATACATAGACGAGACGGCATTAAG AATTGCAATGAAGAAGCTAGGTGAAGCATTGACCGACAAGGAAATGGATGATATGATGAAACAAGCTGATGTCGATGGGGATGGGAAAATCAACTATGAAG AGTTCGTTAAAATATGGTGTGAGGCAACTTGA